The Flavobacterium sp. 140616W15 sequence CAAGTACAAAACCATCTTTAAATCAAGTGAAATGTCTAAATCTCGTATAACTGCTGTTACCTGCTTTAATTGTTATGCTTTAAGTAATTCTGGTAATCTGTTTTTTAATTCTTCAGGGCTTATAACTTTTATTGGTTTTATTTTGATCTTACTTTCTCTGTTAAATTTTACTATTTCGCTAGCTACTAAACCAGTAAGTTGAGTATTATAAATCAGCCAAACGATACCTTCTTTGTCTTTTATTGAGTTTATTATACGATGAATCGTATTTAATCCGACTTTACTTCGATTCAAATATTTTATTTCAACGTAATATTTTTTATTATTTGCCTCAAAAATAACATCAACTCCATAACTATTTTCGGTTTGAATAAGATTATTTATAGATTTATCTTTAGACAAAATTTCGATTATCCCTTTTTCAAATTCATATCCACTTCCATTATAATTGTATTCTATTGTAATATCCTGAATACTGTTATCAATTTCATCTTGTTTATCTTTTTCAGATTTAAATTTTAAGAATGAGCCAGCAATTCCCAGACCAGATAAAATCACGGAAATTATCATCATTAAAAGTTTTGATAAATCCAACCAGGATTTATCTTCTTCTGCTTTTTGAATTTTAGCAGTTATAGGCAAGGGGATTTTAGCTTTTTCAATTTCAGTCAATAATTCTTTTCTTTTATCTAATGGTAGAAATTTATCTTCCATAAAAGACTCTTGAGTTTGACTTAAAATATCATTAATTGAATAAGGATATTTGATGTTTAGTGTAAGCTCTTTGGCTTTGACTAAAGCTTTTATTTCACTTATTTTAAATGCTGAATCGCTATAAACCAATTCTTTTACTGATTTTTGAATTTCACTTTCAGCATTTCGAAGTTTTTCATTTTTCATTTCTTCCATCCATGATGGGGCGTAGAAAAAGCCCAAGTAAATTGTTAGAAAAATTCCAATAACACTAAAAATATTTGATATATTTCTAATTAACCAATTAAAGAATTGCATAATATGTTGTTAGTTTGTTGATTTCGTGGTATTATAGCAGGTAACTCATGTATATGCGAAACAAATTTTCGCATATACACCTAAAATTAGGATAGATAAGTGAAGCTTTATTTCGTTTTCTTGCTTTTCAAATATATGATTTTTTTATTGCCAATTTTTACGGATTTCCGTACTAGATATTTTTATATATTAATCCAAAATA is a genomic window containing:
- a CDS encoding restriction endonuclease, coding for MKNEKLRNAESEIQKSVKELVYSDSAFKISEIKALVKAKELTLNIKYPYSINDILSQTQESFMEDKFLPLDKRKELLTEIEKAKIPLPITAKIQKAEEDKSWLDLSKLLMMIISVILSGLGIAGSFLKFKSEKDKQDEIDNSIQDITIEYNYNGSGYEFEKGIIEILSKDKSINNLIQTENSYGVDVIFEANNKKYYVEIKYLNRSKVGLNTIHRIINSIKDKEGIVWLIYNTQLTGLVASEIVKFNRESKIKIKPIKVISPEELKNRLPELLKA